The following are encoded together in the Desulfomicrobium macestii genome:
- a CDS encoding nucleotidyltransferase domain-containing protein: MRFGLPEEAIEEIQAALALYPEVEKAILYGSRATGTFKPGSDIELTLVGEKLTHNHLLGIMSDLDDMLLPWMIDLSLLDTIDRPGLREQIDREGQTLYER; this comes from the coding sequence ATGCGTTTCGGACTGCCCGAAGAGGCCATCGAGGAAATCCAGGCCGCCCTGGCCCTGTACCCGGAAGTGGAAAAGGCCATCCTTTACGGTTCCCGCGCCACGGGCACGTTCAAGCCCGGTTCGGACATCGAACTGACCCTGGTCGGCGAAAAACTGACCCACAACCACCTTTTGGGCATCATGAGCGACCTTGACGACATGCTCCTGCCCTGGATGATCGACCTGTCCCTTCTCGACACCATCGACCGCCCCGGACTGCGAGAACAGATAGACCGCGAGGGGCAGACGCTCTACGAGCGCTAA